Proteins encoded together in one Aminipila butyrica window:
- a CDS encoding NAD-dependent epimerase/dehydratase family protein, translating to MDIIKSQKYKNSLGGINLTELRQLENKTILVTGATGMIGSCIIDTLSKLNEKGFNLKIIATSRTLEKLNQRFSPLCHDDRFIPIIFDASDNKQSLNLDMNIDYIIHAASYADPVNYAQYPIETMLSNIIGTKNLLEYGAEHGVKRFLFISSGEFYGQPDDKLSDFIESYNGPVDYSSARACYPSGKRAAEALCQSYISQKNMDCVIARPCHIFGPTMLEHDSRAISQFLQKSIRKEDILLKSAGNIERSHCYVVDCVNAILTVLVKGRCGEAYNISDKKYQMTIREFAEKICQLTKVDLVFQNASDLETRGYSTISRAVLDNTKLINLGWRPLENDGVKDTIDILVEQKLNHFSRR from the coding sequence ATGGATATAATTAAGAGCCAAAAATATAAAAATTCTCTAGGTGGTATTAATCTGACTGAGTTAAGACAATTAGAGAACAAAACAATACTAGTTACCGGTGCTACAGGGATGATAGGAAGTTGCATCATTGATACACTTTCTAAACTTAATGAAAAAGGCTTTAATTTGAAAATAATAGCGACATCAAGAACTTTGGAGAAGTTAAACCAGCGTTTTAGTCCTTTATGCCATGATGATAGATTTATACCAATCATATTTGATGCCAGCGATAATAAGCAAAGCTTAAACCTTGATATGAATATTGATTATATTATTCATGCTGCCAGTTACGCTGATCCGGTAAATTACGCACAATATCCCATTGAAACCATGTTGTCAAATATAATTGGAACTAAAAATTTGTTGGAGTATGGGGCAGAACATGGAGTAAAACGATTTTTGTTTATTTCATCCGGGGAATTTTATGGGCAGCCAGATGACAAGCTATCGGATTTCATAGAGAGTTACAATGGGCCTGTCGACTATTCTAGTGCTCGGGCATGCTACCCTTCTGGCAAAAGAGCCGCTGAGGCACTTTGTCAAAGCTATATAAGTCAAAAAAATATGGATTGTGTTATTGCAAGGCCATGCCATATTTTCGGACCAACTATGTTAGAACATGACAGCAGAGCCATTTCACAATTTCTACAGAAATCTATAAGAAAAGAAGATATTCTTCTCAAAAGTGCAGGGAACATAGAACGCTCACATTGCTATGTAGTCGACTGTGTGAATGCTATACTGACGGTACTCGTTAAAGGAAGATGCGGAGAGGCCTATAATATTTCTGATAAAAAATATCAAATGACGATTAGAGAATTTGCAGAAAAGATATGCCAGCTCACAAAGGTTGATTTGGTTTTTCAGAACGCATCTGACCTTGAAACCAGAGGGTATTCAACAATTTCCCGTGCAGTACTAGATAATACAAAGTTAATCAATTTAGGTTGGAGACCATTGGAAAATGACGGAGTAAAGGACACGATAGATATTTTAGTGGAACAAAAATTAAACCATTTTTCAAGGAGGTAA
- a CDS encoding S-layer homology domain-containing protein: MKKIAQKLSLLLAFLLLSTTTAFAANIPADIVGTTHEEAIKTLIEAGAITGDTDGQFHPDAQLTRAQACIILVKTIDPPASMVNGTPTQSVTKTAFSDLSGYSWAEGYISYAVEQGIVKGYPDGTFKPGANVSTNEMLTMILRAAGYTESTIGANWPTDYIAKAKEIGILNNVDEAYPEKATKGIAAQMTFNQMTKLQAMAPTEEGKPQGTEKDRPENLPSTSGMTFATGSFDNNMTTFAGKAVSKGVDIYIYGLKSEYSKDMSFSDKADDYRKDTLYKFKDVKTPAWYLEEDGKIIKMILPQNVGFSGYVCAVVNGVITDVNGEGDSVAGFETLTATKAITWFGKKGLTAPNIEPGNGQLYELRTSDGEVQSVAPPAATKSKRFVEFTDKEWTEVTEYSDKVITIDKGLISVKTNASIYVWDDKKSEYRQGNLSSIKAGKEIRAYDTSDDDVQSADVVIIK; encoded by the coding sequence ATGAAGAAGATTGCTCAGAAGCTATCACTTTTGCTGGCTTTCCTGCTGTTGTCTACCACTACAGCCTTTGCTGCAAATATTCCAGCAGATATAGTGGGGACTACTCATGAGGAGGCTATTAAAACCCTCATAGAAGCTGGTGCTATCACGGGAGATACAGATGGTCAGTTCCATCCCGATGCCCAGTTGACCAGAGCACAGGCTTGCATCATCTTGGTGAAGACCATTGACCCGCCGGCATCCATGGTAAACGGTACACCGACTCAATCGGTGACGAAGACTGCATTTAGTGATCTCAGCGGATACAGCTGGGCAGAGGGATACATCTCCTATGCAGTAGAGCAAGGCATTGTAAAAGGGTATCCAGATGGCACATTCAAGCCAGGGGCTAACGTAAGCACTAACGAAATGCTGACCATGATTCTGCGGGCAGCGGGTTATACAGAAAGCACCATCGGTGCCAACTGGCCAACCGATTACATTGCAAAAGCCAAGGAAATCGGCATTTTGAATAATGTCGATGAAGCATATCCGGAAAAAGCTACGAAAGGTATAGCTGCGCAGATGACTTTTAACCAGATGACTAAGCTGCAAGCTATGGCTCCTACAGAAGAGGGAAAGCCTCAGGGCACAGAGAAGGATCGGCCGGAAAACCTTCCTTCTACTTCAGGCATGACCTTTGCTACGGGCAGCTTTGACAACAATATGACAACTTTCGCAGGCAAAGCCGTGTCCAAGGGAGTGGATATCTATATCTACGGGCTCAAATCTGAATATAGCAAGGATATGTCTTTTTCAGATAAAGCGGACGACTATCGGAAAGATACTTTATATAAGTTTAAAGATGTGAAGACTCCGGCCTGGTATCTGGAGGAAGACGGAAAGATTATCAAGATGATTTTGCCTCAGAATGTTGGATTTTCCGGCTACGTATGTGCGGTAGTGAATGGGGTGATTACTGACGTCAATGGGGAGGGCGATTCAGTTGCTGGTTTTGAGACCTTAACAGCTACCAAGGCTATCACCTGGTTTGGAAAGAAAGGCCTAACGGCACCAAACATTGAGCCCGGAAACGGACAGTTATATGAGCTGAGAACCTCTGATGGCGAGGTGCAGAGTGTGGCTCCGCCAGCAGCTACCAAGAGCAAACGTTTTGTTGAGTTTACGGATAAAGAATGGACAGAAGTGACTGAGTACAGCGATAAAGTAATCACTATAGACAAAGGGCTAATTTCTGTTAAGACTAATGCATCGATTTACGTATGGGATGATAAAAAGAGCGAATATCGGCAAGGAAATCTATCCAGCATTAAGGCAGGCAAGGAAATACGTGCGTATGATACTAGCGATGATGATGTGCAATCAGCCGATGTAGTCATTATTAAGTAA
- a CDS encoding S-layer homology domain-containing protein, with amino-acid sequence MKKVLSFVLILALVLSSFSMAFAGTSTELKELSDISGNANEEAIEVNYDLGIVTGNPDGTFQPEKAVTRAEFAAMITRALAIPDSALAAYATSSFKDTTGYTWAVPYLAFTNSKGIMLGDGAGNAMPGKTITVNEAVTMALRAIGYTANSAELTGVWPSNYVTKAQELKLYDDVAKDATGVDKANAAQVIYNVLGVQKVAVNSDGKTEKLWDKTPVVGSSDPAKEAGTPTTLLSSGLNCEGSLGVVGADVDYDDSLINIAKHIGKYGTIYKNDDKEIVAFIAKDCEQIVGRFTANDEFKTTDEEKDYNIKVEDVNFVIKNGTKTDNATSISAIDKTKEYVLSGDISGKTVKEIYSVVAWNVTYADQIEADDIADIKDDQSLLSSDFALDDDDNIDFTQFQLVGVKSLSEIKADNIVYVYADSSSDKNIRRIEVGTQVAEGVVKNFKNAKDDVATKFAIGANTYKNALDVINDLPEDEDRVTADAVSDDVKAFLDGRGYVYKFDNATSANNYAVVEKVASTIDDQAKLMLADGTEKTFTFDLDDPFSTITHASVIGYGLDKSGQVTEVNTNAAVSTNTTLDSISVVKWNDGTTTRSAKIDKDVVVFTYEGTPGTNDSSKDYDVTTIDKVDTTEDIGKVVLLFDDGDGLSVKTKVVAMIVSDEHAKGGDSSYAVFNEVNLSSNDDNDKAWEVVGYIDGKGLKSFTDGDTNIFKNRDGAKETDNPAYVKGVGITANLYKVKVDAKGLITRAELITDQHEGSSEAKDVQVVKNINVTSVDGKRSINNGDYALSSKVIIYQVTDDKEYKNGSIKKGDCVTLYEVDDDEDGYDVVIVARPSDFE; translated from the coding sequence ATGAAGAAAGTACTTTCATTTGTGCTAATTTTAGCACTGGTACTGTCCAGTTTCTCTATGGCTTTCGCAGGAACTTCCACAGAGCTTAAGGAATTAAGCGATATCTCTGGAAATGCTAACGAAGAAGCTATTGAAGTAAACTATGATTTAGGAATCGTAACTGGTAATCCAGACGGTACCTTCCAGCCAGAGAAGGCTGTAACCAGAGCAGAGTTTGCTGCTATGATTACAAGAGCTTTGGCTATTCCTGACAGTGCACTTGCTGCTTATGCAACATCAAGCTTCAAGGACACTACTGGATACACTTGGGCAGTGCCTTACTTAGCATTTACCAACTCCAAGGGTATCATGCTGGGTGACGGAGCTGGTAACGCTATGCCAGGAAAGACTATCACTGTAAATGAAGCTGTAACAATGGCCCTGAGAGCTATTGGTTACACTGCAAACAGTGCTGAGTTAACTGGTGTTTGGCCATCTAACTATGTAACAAAGGCTCAGGAATTAAAGCTGTATGACGATGTAGCAAAAGATGCTACTGGCGTTGACAAGGCTAATGCTGCTCAGGTTATCTACAATGTGTTAGGCGTACAGAAAGTCGCTGTAAACTCAGATGGTAAGACTGAAAAGCTTTGGGATAAGACTCCAGTAGTTGGTTCCAGCGATCCTGCTAAAGAGGCAGGAACTCCTACAACTCTGTTATCTTCCGGTTTAAACTGTGAAGGATCCCTGGGTGTTGTAGGTGCTGATGTTGATTATGATGATTCATTAATTAACATTGCTAAGCACATTGGTAAGTATGGTACAATCTACAAGAACGATGACAAAGAAATCGTAGCATTTATTGCTAAGGATTGCGAACAGATTGTTGGTAGATTTACAGCTAACGATGAGTTTAAGACTACTGATGAAGAAAAAGACTACAATATTAAGGTTGAAGATGTTAATTTTGTAATCAAGAATGGTACAAAAACAGATAATGCTACTAGCATTTCTGCTATTGACAAGACTAAAGAATATGTTCTTAGCGGAGACATTTCTGGTAAGACTGTAAAGGAAATCTATTCTGTTGTTGCTTGGAATGTAACTTATGCAGACCAGATTGAAGCTGATGACATCGCAGACATCAAGGATGACCAGAGCTTATTGAGTTCTGACTTTGCTCTTGACGACGATGACAACATTGACTTTACTCAGTTCCAGTTAGTTGGTGTTAAGAGCTTATCCGAGATTAAGGCTGACAACATCGTATACGTATACGCTGACTCTTCTTCCGATAAGAACATCAGAAGAATTGAAGTAGGTACTCAGGTTGCTGAAGGTGTTGTTAAGAACTTCAAGAACGCTAAGGACGATGTAGCAACTAAGTTTGCTATTGGAGCTAACACTTACAAGAATGCTCTTGACGTTATCAATGACCTTCCAGAAGATGAAGATCGCGTTACTGCTGATGCCGTATCAGATGATGTAAAGGCATTCCTGGATGGCAGAGGCTATGTTTATAAGTTTGACAATGCAACTTCTGCTAACAACTATGCTGTAGTTGAGAAGGTAGCTTCAACTATCGATGATCAGGCGAAGTTAATGCTTGCTGATGGAACAGAAAAGACATTCACATTTGATCTTGATGATCCATTCTCAACTATTACTCACGCATCTGTAATTGGATATGGTTTAGACAAGAGTGGTCAGGTTACAGAAGTTAACACAAATGCTGCTGTTTCAACGAACACTACTTTAGACAGCATCAGTGTTGTTAAGTGGAACGATGGTACAACAACAAGATCTGCTAAGATTGACAAGGATGTAGTCGTATTCACTTATGAAGGTACACCAGGAACTAATGATTCATCTAAGGATTATGACGTAACTACTATCGACAAGGTTGACACTACTGAAGACATTGGCAAGGTTGTTCTGTTATTTGATGATGGCGATGGCTTATCTGTAAAGACTAAGGTTGTTGCAATGATCGTTAGTGATGAACATGCTAAGGGCGGAGATTCTTCTTACGCTGTATTCAATGAAGTAAACCTTTCCTCTAATGACGATAACGACAAGGCTTGGGAAGTTGTTGGATATATTGATGGTAAGGGCCTGAAGAGCTTCACTGATGGTGACACTAACATCTTTAAGAACCGCGATGGCGCTAAGGAAACTGACAATCCGGCTTACGTTAAGGGTGTTGGTATCACAGCTAACCTATACAAAGTAAAGGTTGATGCGAAGGGTCTTATCACCAGAGCAGAGTTGATTACTGACCAGCACGAAGGTAGTAGCGAAGCTAAAGATGTTCAGGTAGTAAAGAACATTAACGTTACATCTGTTGATGGTAAGAGATCTATCAATAATGGTGACTATGCACTTTCTTCCAAGGTTATCATTTATCAGGTAACTGATGATAAGGAATACAAGAATGGTTCCATTAAGAAGGGCGATTGCGTTACTTTATATGAAGTAGATGACGATGAAGACGGTTATGACGTTGTAATTGTTGCTAGACCTTCAGATTTTGAATAA
- a CDS encoding S-layer homology domain-containing protein, with product MIRKKITVLALSTIMIVSSAMPAFAAGDTSTWNSGNIYPQDVMNTELLTPVKYLMDKKIITGDTDGLFHPEKSITRAEFATMMAKATNRTNELEVVAKQNYYDDLAGYDWAKGYINACTKDSLIQGLGNQKFAPGKEVSYAEVITIIIRSKNPSAVGSGTWPDNYIQYAQMYMNSMIADRNITDWSAPATKGDVATMLYRSMPKSS from the coding sequence ATGATTAGAAAAAAAATTACTGTATTGGCTTTGTCCACTATTATGATAGTGAGCAGTGCTATGCCTGCTTTTGCTGCTGGGGACACATCCACCTGGAATTCCGGTAATATTTATCCGCAGGATGTAATGAATACAGAGCTGCTTACACCAGTGAAGTATTTGATGGATAAGAAGATTATAACTGGAGACACGGATGGTCTGTTTCACCCAGAAAAAAGTATTACCAGAGCAGAGTTCGCTACCATGATGGCTAAGGCTACCAATCGCACCAATGAATTAGAGGTTGTGGCAAAACAAAACTACTATGATGATTTAGCCGGATATGATTGGGCTAAAGGCTATATTAACGCCTGTACAAAGGACAGCTTGATACAAGGTCTGGGCAATCAGAAGTTTGCTCCAGGCAAGGAAGTTTCCTATGCAGAGGTGATTACCATCATCATTCGAAGCAAGAACCCATCTGCCGTCGGTTCGGGAACCTGGCCCGACAATTACATCCAGTATGCTCAGATGTATATGAACAGCATGATTGCTGATCGAAACATCACTGACTGGTCTGCTCCTGCTACTAAGGGAGACGTGGCGACTATGTTGTACCGGAGCATGCCGAAAAGTTCTTAA
- a CDS encoding NAD-dependent epimerase/dehydratase family protein — MKYTELLSLKLPWKKLQHANILLTGGNGLIVSSFADALMELNSKLSLDLNIYVLCRNAEKAAQRFGAYKAIDHFHLIIQDVSSPLDLDIHFQYIFHGASSADPEAFNSVPVDVMKSNFLGTLNLLQYAAQYSNSRLIFISSSEVYGENLNGVEKFSEEMPGQVDYTKFRSCYPESKRASETLCMSFKKQYNSDVVIVRPAFIYGKDILDSNTRADVYFLRQVLRHEDIPMYSEGTQVRSYCYISDCISGMLYAALLGDSGEVYNIGNEKSIVTLKEYAQALADIGGVTLRYEPRSAPSNVIFLKTQRCVLDTQKLEQLGWQPKYGLKEGIQHMLFGFKE, encoded by the coding sequence ATGAAATATACAGAATTACTTAGCTTAAAACTGCCCTGGAAAAAACTGCAGCATGCAAACATCCTATTGACGGGCGGAAATGGATTAATTGTTTCCAGCTTTGCCGATGCATTAATGGAGCTAAACAGCAAACTTTCTTTAGATTTAAATATATATGTTTTGTGCAGAAATGCCGAAAAAGCTGCCCAACGTTTTGGGGCATATAAAGCTATAGACCATTTTCATTTAATTATCCAAGATGTTTCTAGTCCATTAGATCTTGATATTCATTTTCAATATATTTTTCATGGAGCAAGCTCAGCAGACCCCGAGGCCTTTAACTCCGTTCCCGTGGATGTGATGAAGTCAAATTTTCTCGGTACGCTGAATTTACTGCAATATGCTGCACAATATTCCAATTCCCGATTAATATTTATATCAAGCTCCGAGGTATATGGAGAAAATCTAAATGGAGTAGAAAAATTCAGTGAAGAAATGCCTGGACAAGTCGATTACACAAAATTCCGATCTTGCTACCCAGAAAGCAAACGAGCTTCTGAAACTCTTTGTATGAGTTTTAAAAAACAATATAACTCCGATGTTGTGATTGTACGGCCCGCTTTTATTTATGGAAAAGATATTCTTGATTCAAATACACGAGCTGATGTATATTTTCTTAGACAGGTTCTTCGTCATGAAGATATCCCCATGTACAGTGAAGGAACACAAGTCCGTTCCTATTGCTATATAAGCGATTGTATCTCTGGTATGCTCTATGCTGCCCTCCTAGGTGACAGTGGTGAAGTCTATAATATTGGAAATGAAAAAAGCATTGTTACGTTAAAAGAATATGCACAAGCTCTTGCGGATATTGGCGGCGTAACTCTCCGTTATGAGCCGAGATCAGCTCCCTCCAATGTCATATTTCTTAAAACGCAAAGGTGTGTATTAGACACCCAAAAACTAGAGCAATTAGGCTGGCAACCTAAATACGGGTTAAAGGAAGGAATTCAACATATGTTATTTGGCTTTAAGGAATAA
- a CDS encoding IspD/TarI family cytidylyltransferase has protein sequence MNIAVIIAGGSGQRMNQDIPKQFLNVYDKPVLIYTLEAFEKHPEIDAIEVVCLDGWHEILYAYAKQFNITKLKWVISGGNTAQESIRNGVFHLKNTCSDCDIVIVHDGIRPLVDDFVLSDIIVKAKQYGNAVTSLPYTEQIFITEDAITTKEYIPRDSLRRVSTPQAYQFDKILWAYEKAFNENIGIEASTYANTLMVDLGEILHFAAGSEKNIKLTTKEDLELFKTYIKMEKDTWLK, from the coding sequence ATGAATATTGCGGTAATAATTGCGGGGGGCAGCGGCCAACGGATGAACCAGGATATCCCAAAACAATTTTTAAATGTCTACGACAAGCCGGTATTGATATATACGCTAGAAGCGTTCGAAAAGCATCCAGAGATTGATGCCATAGAAGTTGTATGTCTAGATGGGTGGCATGAAATTTTATATGCATATGCAAAGCAATTTAATATTACAAAATTAAAGTGGGTAATATCTGGCGGCAATACAGCTCAGGAGTCCATAAGAAATGGAGTCTTTCACCTTAAGAATACTTGCTCAGATTGCGACATTGTTATTGTGCACGACGGGATTCGCCCATTGGTGGATGACTTTGTTTTATCCGATATTATCGTTAAAGCGAAACAATATGGGAATGCAGTAACCTCATTGCCATATACAGAGCAAATATTTATTACCGAAGATGCGATTACAACGAAGGAATATATACCTAGGGATAGTTTGAGACGAGTTTCTACTCCCCAAGCATATCAGTTTGATAAAATTTTATGGGCATATGAAAAAGCTTTTAATGAAAATATTGGAATTGAAGCATCAACATACGCCAATACATTAATGGTAGATTTAGGTGAGATTCTTCATTTCGCAGCAGGTTCAGAAAAAAATATCAAGCTTACGACTAAAGAGGATTTAGAGCTTTTTAAAACCTACATAAAGATGGAAAAGGATACTTGGTTAAAGTAG
- the murJ gene encoding murein biosynthesis integral membrane protein MurJ encodes MKENMIKTAAVMSVLTLGSQCFGFVRELVMANYFGTSYIVDAFAMSTTILNLLFGGLIMSITAAYMPLYSKVVAQKGQEAGEVLTSQVINLLLIITIGISFVGILFSDQIINVCASGFTGETARLASYYTKIIFSYIIFSSITGILEPYLQYRGVFIPQIISGYFISIASAIAIVISAYTSYYYIAYGILIGNLLRFICIFAVAKKKGYRHRHAFSLKGEANGVISLALPIFLGSSVDSISKFIDRTLASHLREGSIAALNYANLIDSMIIIVTITVISTIIYPKLTQAHATHDKTSFNSLVGLGSSLVMMIAVPCSLGAMLYSQQIIHIVYERGAFNAGATAMTSGAFFYYSLGLIFIAMSQFLTKVYYAMHNMKVPMIFGIISVGFNIVLNFLLIDPMKHEGLALASSLASGFNVCLLLFYMKYKYRDIVIFASKKKLACILFSAGLAVAFSYGLYGFISAAVQAEFIKMMLVVLFASGVYLVLLKLFKVEEADLIKMLR; translated from the coding sequence ATGAAAGAAAATATGATAAAAACAGCGGCTGTGATGTCTGTGCTGACCTTGGGATCTCAATGCTTTGGATTTGTTCGAGAACTGGTGATGGCAAATTATTTTGGGACCAGTTATATTGTAGATGCTTTTGCCATGTCTACTACTATTTTAAACTTGCTTTTCGGTGGTTTGATTATGTCTATTACAGCTGCATATATGCCCTTGTATTCCAAAGTAGTGGCGCAAAAAGGACAAGAGGCGGGTGAGGTTTTAACATCACAGGTTATTAACTTACTTTTGATAATAACAATCGGAATATCTTTTGTAGGCATTTTATTTTCTGATCAAATTATAAACGTTTGTGCTAGTGGATTTACAGGTGAGACGGCCAGATTGGCTAGTTACTATACAAAAATTATCTTTTCATACATTATTTTTTCTTCTATAACAGGTATTTTGGAGCCATACCTACAGTATCGAGGCGTTTTTATTCCGCAGATTATCAGTGGATATTTTATTAGCATTGCTAGTGCTATTGCCATTGTTATTAGTGCATATACCTCATACTATTACATTGCCTATGGTATTCTAATCGGAAACCTATTACGTTTTATCTGTATATTTGCGGTGGCTAAGAAAAAGGGATATCGACATAGACATGCTTTTTCATTAAAAGGAGAAGCCAATGGAGTAATCTCGTTAGCGCTCCCTATTTTTCTAGGAAGTTCAGTTGACTCAATCAGTAAGTTTATAGACCGGACGTTAGCTTCACATTTACGAGAAGGAAGCATTGCGGCATTGAATTATGCTAACTTGATTGACAGTATGATTATTATTGTGACAATAACGGTGATTTCTACGATTATTTATCCAAAGCTGACACAGGCTCATGCGACTCACGATAAGACAAGCTTTAATAGTTTAGTAGGATTAGGTTCTAGTTTGGTAATGATGATTGCGGTTCCTTGCTCGTTAGGGGCCATGTTGTATAGTCAGCAAATTATTCATATTGTGTATGAGCGAGGGGCTTTTAATGCTGGAGCCACGGCAATGACATCAGGAGCTTTTTTTTATTATTCGTTGGGACTTATTTTCATTGCAATGAGTCAGTTTTTGACGAAAGTATATTATGCTATGCATAATATGAAAGTCCCGATGATTTTTGGTATTATAAGTGTTGGTTTTAATATTGTGTTAAATTTTTTATTGATTGATCCGATGAAACATGAAGGGCTAGCCCTAGCCTCTAGTTTGGCGTCTGGGTTTAATGTGTGCTTGCTACTTTTTTACATGAAATATAAATATAGGGATATAGTGATTTTTGCTTCAAAAAAGAAGCTAGCTTGTATACTTTTTTCCGCAGGACTAGCTGTGGCTTTCTCTTATGGACTGTATGGATTTATCTCGGCTGCTGTACAGGCAGAATTCATTAAGATGATGTTGGTTGTGTTATTTGCATCGGGGGTATATCTGGTATTGCTAAAACTTTTTAAAGTAGAAGAAGCAGATTTAATTAAAATGCTGCGTTAA